Genomic DNA from Hordeum vulgare subsp. vulgare chromosome 2H, MorexV3_pseudomolecules_assembly, whole genome shotgun sequence:
GGTCTGGGACCTTTGTCGGTACGTCAAGAACTACGCAGCTTTGTACTTCTAAACACATTTAGTTGGCCTTTGTCTCTCGGCCTGATTAAAACTGCTTGTTGAGTTGGCCACCCGTGATTTTATTGGATGTATGAAACAAGGTTTAAAACTAGATTACCTGCTTCATAAGAGTATTATCAAACAATGCAGACTAAAATTACTATATGGATATTTGTAACATGTAGTTTTTGACAAAGTTGAGGATACCGCATcctggaagagttggcggcagaTTTTTCATCAAGGTTGGGATGCCTTTGATGCTGAGCTGGGTTTTAGGTGGCAACAGGTGATTCTTTTGAACTATAAGTTTGTTTCCGTTTTGAGCTCACAAGTAAATAGTGCTGTACTTTTTAATGGAATCTGTAAATACGGAAGAAAACTTGATTTTCATTAGGGTTAGATGCCTTCTCACCATGCACAGAAGGACTTCCCAATTGTCTCTTCTTACTCTCCATCTATGAATCATGATGGAAATAGGAAATGAATATTCTTTTTTATATGCAGCTCAAAGCTAGAAGGAAGACCGTTAAGTTGCCGGCTTTCTGATAAGGTATATTTCTGAAAGACGTGTAAACACTAACCCCAAAACAAGATAACTATTTGACAATCTCTGACATTTAGCATCCCACTGCAGGCAAGCGACCAGCTTGGTCGATGGTTTCAGGATGACGATGCACTGGAACAAGCTATGGGTGGAGAGTACGTTCATTGCTTATCCTCTGGTTTCATTTTGAACCAGACACGTTCTGCATACTACTTTCAGCGCCTTCGAAAAAAAGTAGTTATTTGAGTAACACTATTCACAGGTGGTACCTCTTCCCTATGAGCTCTGGAGATGACTCCGCCTTGCAGCCCATTCGTTTGATCAGGGATGAGCAGAGGACACTCTCTATTGGGTAAGTGTACATAGCAACAATATTTCTCTTTATACAGCACTTTTTTCCTCAAGCGTTGCGGAATAAACAAatgtctcttttttatttggtagAAGCAAACCAGATCCGAGCAATTCTGATTCTTCGTTGTCGTTGCCCTTGCCACAAGTAAGTTATTAAAATGATATGTGGCAAAATTTTAGTGTAACTTGTTTAATCCTCAAAATCGCACTCATGGCTGAATTTTCCTTTGTCAATAAACTTCTTAACCTCCCTTTGATCTGTTGAACTTCATTGCAGGTATCAGAGATCCATGCTACTATCACATGCAAGAACAAGGGTTTCTATTTGACCGATCTCGGAAGCGAGCACGGTACATGGTTTAATGAGTAAGTTCTGGAAGCAGCCTGATTCCACTCTCTTGTTCCAGAAGTCGAAACTTTACAATGTTAACTCATTCTTTTCCGCGCGTAATCTCCAGCAACGAAGGTAGGCGCTACCGGTTACCTCCAAACTTCCCGGTTCGTTTTCACCCTTCGGATGCCATCGAGTTTGGTTCAGACAAGAAGGTAGCCATATCCTGTTGTCCATAGCTTACCTTGCATTCCTATCTGCCTGATGATCCAGTCAATCATGATTCGTCGTGAAATGCCCACTTCCGAATTTATAACTCCGATCAATTTGTGCAAATTTTACAGGCCATGTTCCGGGTGAAGGTGCTCAGCGCGCTCCCATACGACTCGGCGAGAGGCGGGGGAGAAGTTCTGCAGGCAGCATGAGTGGGGACTTCAGCCACCCCTTGTCACCAGCCACTGTAGCATTCTTCAGTAAAAAAACAGCCGACACTGCATCACCGCCAAGAAAAGGAATTGTAATTTTTGTACTCATCAAGATATGCCAGAACAgggttttgaatagcttctgacaGAGTTACTACGTCGCAGTTCGATGGAAAGAACTGAGGGTGTACAATAGGGGTAGGCAATTTTAGCTGTTGCCACTGTAATAGGAGTACATACATACTACATTGTTGTGCCTATTAACACGTGTTCATATTGCAAGACAGAAAAACATGTTAATGCTGCATAATCGAGGGCGAAGGCAGTTAAGACCATGATGAACGATCATCGAAAAAAAAAAAAGACCATGATGAACGTCATGACGCAAAGGATTCGTTCTAACCCTAGGTATGTGCACCAGTAGCTTGTggtttgatattttctcttcgtaagagcatctccaacagccgcgtttCGCGCCGCGTCGAAAAAATGTTTTTACAGCGCGCGCGCCGGCTGGTTTAGCGCagggataggcgctggctccaacagccgcgctataatgcagcgcgcgcgccgcgctccagcagtgcccaaaaatgcagcgcgcgcagcagACACAAACcatatacatttcaaaaaatagtgaaaaaaacgatcaaacaaacaaaataaatcaacaataaatagttattacaactcaaacaaatagtttctcgttcagtacaacaaataatgcaataaacacaactaatagttcatgaacaatacaatacaaataatgcaatcaaatcatgctctttgtcgtccatgccatgcccaccactcttcaatcagatccttctgaagatcattgtGTGTTGCGGGACGCCGCATGGCATGATACGAGGCAACAAAACGGGCaaccctttcagccctccgtcgcactcgcacgggatgtcccaagagctcatactgtgagtagtctacatcttggccacgctcattctcgatgatcatgttgtgcatgatcgcacaagcgtgcatgatgtaccaaagcattttttgatcccaaaatctagccggtcctctcacagtagcaaattgggcttgtaaaatcccaaatgctctctccacatcttttctagcagccgcctgagcattgtgaaaatcaagatttttcttaccttttggctttttcaacggcttcacgaaggtttgccactttggatagatgccatccgctagataatagccatagttgtacgtacggtcatttgctacaaactgcaccggtggCAACTCGCCATTcgcaatcttattcatcagtggtgaccggttgacaacattgatgtcattcaaagatccagaCATTCCagagaatgcatgccaaatccaagtctcatgatcggccaccgcttcaaggattatactGGAACCCTTTTTTTGGTCGTGGAATTGCCCATGcatgcctttggacaattcttccaactccaatgcatgcaatctattgagccaagcatgtCAGGAAAGCCGTGAGATTTGTTCATCGCCAATAGCCTTGCGGCGTCTTCAGCAatgggagatctcaaatactcctcgccaaacacttgcacaattcccactgcaaagcgcttgacacacatgatggcttggctctcacccatagccaagtgatcatcaactaaaTCAGCCGGGATACCgcatgccaacatacgcaaagcggctgtcaccttcagaaaggtgctatgcccgagctctccgacagcattcctcctttgctggaaaaaccggtcatggctcgctagtttctctgcaatgcgcttgaacaagtctgtgctcatcctaaaccggcgacgaaaatacgactccgggtatgtgggattctccacgaaatagttcttcatcagtctgttatgggcatcaatcctatctctccaaaaaatttcccgacccataaccgaaccaccgtgcttcggttttttattgatatgcatagctatgatcattgcaagatcctcctcctcttccatatcaaattcttcttcggaagaatcatacgacgaactcatctacaatgttcaatactatactataaaaaactacaattcaaaacatgcaccaaattcataaatttgaagcaatacataccttgtaggcgttttgtcgaacaccttgcgggcgcggcgcggcagcgagcggtcgggcgctgttcctcggacgtcggaggcgcgcgagggccggccggactaggaggggtggggcggaagcgcggcggcgcggggagaccggggaagcgcctgaacggggggcgcgggcggcggccgcagcggagacaggccggggaagcgccggcgggcgcgggcggcgacggcggctcggGGATAGGCCGGGGCAGCGCCGAACGGtggcgcgagcggcggcggcggcgcggtcggaTGGGGGCGGTCGCGAGAGTGCAGAGCGAGCGCAGAGAGTGCACAGCCAGCGCAGGAGAGAGCGCAGAAGAAAGCAGGAGTGAGCGCGGGAGAGTCGCGCGCGCGGGAGCCGGCGCAACAAATAATGGGCGcgggattgcgtttcggccagcgcgctcAATTGAAAATGACGCGCGCGccgtttttgcgcgcccgctggagctgccGCCGCGTCGCGCGCGCGCTAAATACAACCTTTTTTACGGCGCGGCGCTTGTATAACgcggttgttggagatgctctaagggcgAGACTTACGACCAAGGAACCAACTTTAGGCATGTGGTATTTGGATGGATCCAAGACACGCGGTGGTGTGGTCTTCGCCGCCGCGGCCGTGGCTCGCCGTCGAGGTGCGAGATCTGGGGCGGAGCCACTCGACCGTAGCCCCGCACAGACCGACACTACAGCCGTTGGATCATCCTTGTTCGGTCCAGATGTACGCTCGGTAGGCATGTAGTGCTCCACCCCGGTACGCCCGCCGAGTGAGGTGTCTGTCCTCGTAAGCCATGTCTCCCCGCGTCGCCGGCGACCGCcgcgagagcgagagcgagaccCTAGCCAAGGTCTCCCTGTCGTCGGTCTCGGCCGCATCAGCGGAGGTATCCACCTTCCCCCTCGACGCCCTCAAGACGCGCCTCCAGCTCCACCGCAGCACCTGtggtggcagcggcggcggcgtctTACGCGTGGCGGGCGAGCTCGTCCGCGACGGGGGGCTCTACCGGGGCCTCTCCCCCGCCGTCCTCCGGCACCTCTTCTACACCCCGCTCCGCATCGTCGGCTACGAGCACCTCCGGTCCTCCCTTGCCAGCAGGGGCCGGGAGGTGGGCCTCCTCGAGAAGGCGATTGCTGGGGGAGCCTCCGGCGTAGCCGCGCAGGTAAACTTGTCTCTGTGAATGTCAGATCCGTTGAAGCGTTTTGCTCCTGAGCCTGCAAGGCGGTGTGCAATTCGGCCTAGCTAATCAGGGAGCTTTTGATCTGTGCTACGATGGAGAAACGTGATCTTAGACTAGATTGGGAACTTGTGATACACATGCACTCACGGTGCGAGAACTGAGAGCTGCTTTAGTAATATTAGGCTTTCAAAATACCactccctccgtctcataatATAAGATCGTTTCACAAACTAAACAGCTTGCAAAATGAGGATGTAGTATATCTGAAATCATGTCCGTTGGAGAACTGAGAGAATGTATATCTGAAACTGGCATGGCTGTTTAGATGTCGTAACAAGCTCTTCATTTTAAACACTGCTAAGCATCGCCATTCTTTTGCTCCATCGGTACGAAGAAGTGTATTAGGGATGTATCTTTTTCATTACATAGCTCTCATTTTAAATGTTGCTGGCATtctacctcatgctcatgtgatgACTATATTTGCTAATACCTCTGGCATCAATCTCAATCATGTCCGTTAATGCCTCAATGGACTATAAGATTGTGATCAAAACTTGTATTGGACACGGTGCGTGTCACACACTCTACGTCAGTGGGACCAGGGATTGCAATTCAGTGTaggattggggggggggggggggggggattgttGGGAGTTCTCTCATCCAGGCCTGAGGCCTCAATCGTATTCCTCACTGTTAGGCTTCACAATGGGTAAATAGGTGTGAGGTGTGGTGTTTCTGATGGCCAGATGAGAAATTATGTACAGATTTGAATCAGTATCATCTAACTGGATTAGTTCACataaccccctccccctcccctggaCGGTTGGCAGTTCATCACTACACCCTTGCGTGATATAAATGGTACTTGTATGGTTGTATCCATGCAATATTTTGTGAtatttgtacaaggaaagtgacaGCCAGTGATCATCATGTTATAGTTATCTGCTAGACTTAGCTCTTAACaaatgtaagtatttccctgccaTATATATTGCTATCTAACACAACAGTTAATGTGCCTCCTACGCTGCAGTGCAGGTGGTGGCAAGTCCAGCTGATCTCATAAAGATAAGGATGCAAGCAGACAGCAGATTGTTGACCCAAGGCATCCGACCTCGGTATACAGGGATCTTAGACGCCTTGACGAAAATCACCCGCGCAGAAGGTCTGTTAGGACTTTGGAAGGGGGTTGGTCCTAATGCCCAGCGAGCATTCCTTGTCAACATGGGCGAGTTGACCTGCTATGACCAGGCAAAGCATTTCATCATTCGCAAGCAGATATGTGACGATAACCTGTATGCTCACACACTGGCCTCTGTTGCCTCCGGTCTGTCTGCGACTACATTGAGCTGCCCAGCAGATGTGATCAAAACCAGGATGATGAACCAGGGCCTGGAGGCGAAAGCTCTATACAGGAATTCTTACGATTGTTTGGTCAAGACCGTTAAAAATGAGGGCCTGACAGCATTGTGGAAGGGTTTCTTACCTACATGGGCCAGGCTTGGCCCATGGCAGTTTGTGTTCTGGGTTTCTTATGAAAAACTCCGACAGGCATCAGGTATTTCTTCCTTCTGATGATAGTGCTGGCTGAGTTTCGTACAAGAGGCATACAGATCAAAGATACTGTTATTTTTGAACCTTTAGTCTGTGGCTACGTATTACCGTGCCCATGTGCATTTACGTTTAATTTGGGCCTGAACTCTGTATATCtgatggtgcagcagcaagctcaTAGATTTGTCATTCCTCAGATATCACATTTCCTCATGCTATTCACATTGGGTGCTAGTTATGTACTCCCTGTTCAGACAAGAATCCAAACGCTTGCCCATTTGTGTTCACCTTCACTTGATGGCATTGTGTCATCACCATAACTTTGCTCGCCTACGCTGCTGGCAACGCGCTCTGCATCGGTGACCGCAAGCAGTCATCTTGCACTGCAGAGCTTTTGCAGGTGCTTGATATCTCTTGCACCACAGTATGTTCATGTGCGCAGACCAGGTCGCTTCTGTCCAGCTCTTTTGAGGAGCTCAAGTGGATCTGAGGAGTCATTAGCCAGGGCAATGTATGCCCTATCATATTCATTGCACATCGACTCATGGGCATTTGAATCAGGTGCAGGGAAGTATCTAAGTCGTTGCGGGAATCCGTCAAGTAAGCATGAAAGTTGATGCGTGTGTTCTTCGAAGGTTTCAAGTTGATGCGTGTGTTCTTAGAAGGTTTCAGTTGCGGCTAATTTAGAATCTGGTCAAAACGCCATCTCAAAGACCGGGAACCTGAAGATAACCTCAAAAATGATTGCACCTGGATACAGCGGTTGTGCAAAGCCTGTGTATTTTCAGGTCTTTTTATTTAGCATCTGCGTATTTTCGGTAGAGACGAAGTGCATACCCAGTGCGTCCATGAATAGAGGcactggtgtgtgtgtgtgttttttttttttgagagagaaaagAGGCACAGGGCTTGCTTGGCACGGTAAATCCCAGTAGGCACATAAAAACTACACCAATTCAAGTGTAACACAGGCTGAACTCTAGTGGTAGAGGAATTATCAGCATTCCTATGGCCATCTAAATGACGCAGAGCAGAAAAATTGAATATGGAGTGAGGATAAAGAGACCCATCTATCTACAAATTCTATTTGTTCAATAGACCTTTGTCAATGGAAATACAATGGTAAGAAAACAAATTAGATAGAAAAAGTAAATTAAATAGGGGCTTATGTTGGATTGGCACGGTATAAATCCAAATAGGATTAAGAAAGAGGTAATTTGTGTCTAAATAATTAGACAACGAGGAATACTAATAATCTTCTCCTATCCTACTTTTTTATCCAGGCAAAGAAGCCATGCTTTATCCTCTTGCCCATAACGTCAAATCTAGAGACACTGAAAACCATACATCTTGCCAGCCGCAAGAGTGAGCCGTCACAGGGTACAAAGAAATGGTGAACATGCCTTGTTTACTCACAGCTAATCCTTAGGTGTTAATTACAGTATTGAATCATGCAAGATACGGCATGATTCCGATAGGGGACGGGCCAGGTGACCTTAATTCAGATCTGCCCAAAATGAAATTCAGGATCTCACAGCTAATCCTACTTGACAAATACAACGTCGCGGCTATGTGTCACGCTTCTATACGATGGATAATTTACATGGTGGCTGACCTTAGAAGAGATTAGCCGTTC
This window encodes:
- the LOC123426858 gene encoding mitochondrial uncoupling protein 3; protein product: MSPRVAGDRRESESETLAKVSLSSVSAASAEVSTFPLDALKTRLQLHRSTCGGSGGGVLRVAGELVRDGGLYRGLSPAVLRHLFYTPLRIVGYEHLRSSLASRGREVGLLEKAIAGGASGVAAQVVASPADLIKIRMQADSRLLTQGIRPRYTGILDALTKITRAEGLLGLWKGVGPNAQRAFLVNMGELTCYDQAKHFIIRKQICDDNLYAHTLASVASGLSATTLSCPADVIKTRMMNQGLEAKALYRNSYDCLVKTVKNEGLTALWKGFLPTWARLGPWQFVFWVSYEKLRQASGISSF